A region of Labeo rohita strain BAU-BD-2019 chromosome 2, IGBB_LRoh.1.0, whole genome shotgun sequence DNA encodes the following proteins:
- the mc4r gene encoding melanocortin receptor 4 isoform X1 yields MNTSHHHGLHHSYRNHSQGALPVGKPAQGERGSASGCYEQLLISTEVFLTLGLVSLLENILVIAAIIKNKNLHSPMYFFICSLAVADLLVSVSNASETVVMALITGGNLTNRESIIKNMDNVFDSMICSSLLASIWSLLAIAVDRYITIFYALRYHNIMTQRRAGTIITCIWTFCTVSGVLFIVYSESTTVLICLISMFFTMLALMASLYVHMFLLARLHMKRIAALPGNGPIWQAANMKGAITITILLGVFVVCWAPFFLHLILMISCPRNPYCICFMSHFNMYLILIMCNSVIDPLIYAFRSQEMRKTFKEICCCWYGLTSLCV; encoded by the coding sequence ATGAACACCTCACACCATCATGGACTGCATCATTCGTACCGAAATCACAGCCAGGGAGCTTTGCCGGTGGGAAAGCCAGCTCAAGGCGAGAGAGGATCAGCCTCTGGATGCTATGAGCAGCTGCTCATCTCCACAGAGGTCTTCCTCACACTGGGGCTCGTCAGCCTCCTGGAGAACATTCTGGTGATCGCTGCTATTATCAAGAACAAGAACCTTCATTCTCCCATGTACTTCTTTATCTGCAGTTTGGCCGTAGCAGACTTGTTGGTCAGCGTCTCCAATGCCTCAGAAACGGTAGTGATGGCCCTCATCACGGGGGGCAACCTGACCAATCGCGAGAGCATCATCAAAAACATGGACAACGTTTTTGACTCTATGATTTGCAGCTCTCTGTTGGCCTCCATTTGGAGTTTGCTGGCCATCGCGGTGGACCGCTACATCACCATCTTCTACGCCTTGCGCTACCACAACATCATGACCCAACGGCGGGCGGGCACCATCATCACCTGCATCTGGACCTTCTGCACGGTCTCTGGCGTGCTCTTTATCGTGTACTCTGAGAGTACCACCGTTCTCATCTGCCTTATCAGCATGTTCTTCACCATGCTGGCGCTTATGGCCTCGCTCTACGTCCACATGTTTCTTCTGGCCCGCTTGCACATGAAGCGCATTGCCGCCCTCCCTGGCAACGGCCCTATCTGGCAGGCGGCAAATATGAAAGGGGCCATCACAATCACAATCCTGCTGGGGGTATTCGTGGTGTGTTGGGCTCCGTTTTTCTTGCACCTCATCCTCATGATCTCCTGCCCCCGGAACCCTTATTGCATCTGCTTCATGTCTCACTTCAACATGTATCTCATCCTCATTATGTGCAACTCGGTCATAGACCCTCTCATTTATGCCTTCAGGAGCCAAGAGATGAGGAAGACCTTCAAGGAGATCTGCTGCTGCTGGTATGGACTGACCTCACTGTGTGTATAA
- the mc4r gene encoding melanocortin receptor 4 isoform X2, which produces MNTSHHHGLHHSYRNHSQGALPVGKPAQGERGSASGCYEQLLISTEVFLTLGLVSLLENILVIAAIIKNKNLHSPMYFFICSLAVADLLVSVSNASETVVMALITGGNLTNRESIIKNMDNVFDSMICSSLLASIWSLLAIAVDRYITIFYALRYHNIMTQRRAGTIITCIWTFCTVSGVLFIVYSESTTVLICLISMFFTMLALMASLYVHMFLLARLHMKRIAALPGNGPIWQAANMKGAITITILLGVFVEPRDEEDLQGDLLLLVWTDLTVCISI; this is translated from the exons ATGAACACCTCACACCATCATGGACTGCATCATTCGTACCGAAATCACAGCCAGGGAGCTTTGCCGGTGGGAAAGCCAGCTCAAGGCGAGAGAGGATCAGCCTCTGGATGCTATGAGCAGCTGCTCATCTCCACAGAGGTCTTCCTCACACTGGGGCTCGTCAGCCTCCTGGAGAACATTCTGGTGATCGCTGCTATTATCAAGAACAAGAACCTTCATTCTCCCATGTACTTCTTTATCTGCAGTTTGGCCGTAGCAGACTTGTTGGTCAGCGTCTCCAATGCCTCAGAAACGGTAGTGATGGCCCTCATCACGGGGGGCAACCTGACCAATCGCGAGAGCATCATCAAAAACATGGACAACGTTTTTGACTCTATGATTTGCAGCTCTCTGTTGGCCTCCATTTGGAGTTTGCTGGCCATCGCGGTGGACCGCTACATCACCATCTTCTACGCCTTGCGCTACCACAACATCATGACCCAACGGCGGGCGGGCACCATCATCACCTGCATCTGGACCTTCTGCACGGTCTCTGGCGTGCTCTTTATCGTGTACTCTGAGAGTACCACCGTTCTCATCTGCCTTATCAGCATGTTCTTCACCATGCTGGCGCTTATGGCCTCGCTCTACGTCCACATGTTTCTTCTGGCCCGCTTGCACATGAAGCGCATTGCCGCCCTCCCTGGCAACGGCCCTATCTGGCAGGCGGCAAATATGAAAGGGGCCATCACAATCACAATCCTGCTGGGGGTATTCGTG GAGCCAAGAGATGAGGAAGACCTTCAAGGAGATCTGCTGCTGCTGGTATGGACTGACCTCACTGTGTGTATAAGCATttaa